The Caldivirga sp. genome has a segment encoding these proteins:
- a CDS encoding MFS transporter produces the protein MGTISSWQSRVNPFGEINQLRLGWSHIKIWFTAGMGFFTDAYDLFIIGAVLNLFSKASLPGFELKGTLMGLTLTGFLGASAIITAIIGQLLFGLLGDYWGRKRIYGVEAVLMVV, from the coding sequence ATGGGGACTATTAGTAGTTGGCAATCCAGGGTAAACCCATTCGGTGAAATAAATCAGTTAAGACTAGGGTGGAGTCACATTAAGATATGGTTTACTGCAGGTATGGGTTTCTTTACTGATGCGTATGATTTATTCATAATAGGTGCTGTATTAAACCTATTCTCAAAGGCATCTTTACCAGGCTTTGAACTGAAGGGTACATTAATGGGATTAACTTTAACAGGATTCCTGGGTGCTTCAGCAATAATAACAGCAATAATTGGCCAATTACTCTTTGGTTTATTAGGTGATTATTGGGGTAGGAAGAGGATTTATGGTGTTGAGGCTGTGTTGATGGTTGTTG